In one window of Ruminococcus albus AD2013 DNA:
- a CDS encoding dockerin type I repeat-containing protein, whose amino-acid sequence MDLKRSKKLKRIVSGMLSLAMITSMSAVLPANAEEESSQDLYSLTDNSNSYTSNADIVSDDVVTDEEDTYKIIQGDVNNDGEINSDDTNLLHRWLACLVGDNELDLVKADVNFDGEVDVIDLVELSRLEKHDQTFTYEVENEDCAVTEVQVAMECTGDLSKTMQVESIMDEDAMCSEVVGLVGEPFSIETTSDFNNATITFKVDQSKLEDTNFEDLMFLWYDRDNDKFVELETEHNAGNSTVSVETTHFSDYMLVDANKWVARWRGIESLYRTSLSSKITFRSPSVFFEVINTRNKNLLSDSLYLEVLKDLSESSSPFRRGFYTNRILTNYDGLSTSGKFTPSLDDIIDDLSDPSVWFWEVTNLLEQIRTSTSDLYIPSSLKDGSRKAREITIVLVLDDYYVSNHHPTETIQQILAHNTVFYFVDFRGEHDSLLDSIAKGSNGEYFNYSPENIEKLKKILSTPIEHTSTTQYYKDTDEDGFFDVEEINGWMYKSNGTTTHARTNPEKKDSDGDGLDDNVEMNPTLIYEASNDPNIPDKYYYKMYSDPSTPDTDGDYLNDKIDVSPLTEDPIKITDVNLDDSNSIYGMNPPLDSVSDLTDGELRRISVDGGDEFKNCYKFTRKTGNKSFRFILAPTKDTDYKITITNTELENVKLTVHKDGCKFERINGTNSVSYTLPLKNGHEYEIEIINNSKIADTCEVTIAQDNWVYAPNGAFLDYTDEDSIYTNVVYYLSDSTVKGIIENYALYGEGDELKVDDFDSKTEEQNNKACEHYAQIFHDAFAGLSNDKLSKILSIIGPTNTAAGVVVVIPSVTARLGEQLAGKCGVGITIFGAYLTAVDLIEEFDKSKIKKALYEGKYNIKMAITSYYRTDYPSYQKIYECDIDWAGWENNGYINRYADPTLLGSLFGYTSYRIKNIVPLNIYAPHKDENGEWIISVVENETGEWIPND is encoded by the coding sequence ATGGATCTAAAAAGATCAAAAAAGCTGAAACGTATCGTTTCTGGAATGTTATCATTGGCTATGATAACAAGTATGTCAGCAGTTTTACCTGCAAATGCTGAGGAAGAAAGTTCGCAGGATCTGTATAGTTTGACTGATAACAGTAACAGCTACACAAGCAATGCGGATATCGTATCTGATGATGTAGTAACAGACGAAGAAGACACCTACAAAATAATTCAAGGCGATGTCAACAACGACGGTGAAATTAATTCTGATGATACAAATCTTTTACATCGCTGGCTTGCTTGTTTAGTTGGTGACAATGAGTTGGATTTGGTAAAGGCTGATGTTAACTTTGACGGTGAGGTTGATGTTATAGATCTTGTCGAACTGAGCAGACTTGAAAAGCATGATCAGACTTTCACATACGAAGTAGAAAATGAAGACTGCGCTGTTACTGAAGTGCAGGTCGCAATGGAATGTACAGGTGATCTCAGCAAGACTATGCAGGTCGAGAGCATAATGGACGAGGATGCTATGTGTTCCGAAGTAGTCGGACTTGTAGGTGAACCATTCTCAATCGAGACCACTTCGGATTTCAATAATGCCACTATTACATTTAAAGTAGATCAAAGCAAGCTTGAAGATACAAACTTTGAAGATTTGATGTTTTTGTGGTATGACAGGGATAATGATAAATTTGTTGAACTTGAAACCGAACACAATGCGGGTAATTCGACTGTCAGTGTGGAAACTACACATTTTAGCGATTATATGCTGGTCGATGCTAATAAATGGGTAGCTAGGTGGAGAGGAATTGAGAGCCTTTACAGGACGTCTTTAAGTTCAAAAATAACTTTTCGCTCACCATCAGTTTTTTTTGAAGTAATAAACACCCGCAATAAAAATTTATTATCTGACAGCTTATATTTAGAAGTTTTAAAGGATTTATCAGAATCGTCATCGCCCTTTCGTCGAGGTTTTTATACTAATAGAATACTTACAAATTATGATGGTTTAAGCACTTCTGGTAAGTTTACTCCCTCATTAGATGATATCATTGATGATTTGAGCGATCCATCGGTCTGGTTTTGGGAGGTCACTAATCTTTTGGAGCAGATAAGAACATCGACATCGGATTTGTACATTCCTTCAAGCTTAAAAGATGGTTCTAGAAAAGCTAGGGAAATAACTATAGTGTTAGTACTTGATGATTATTACGTATCTAATCATCATCCTACAGAAACGATACAACAAATTTTAGCACATAATACTGTATTCTATTTTGTTGATTTTCGAGGTGAACATGATTCACTGCTTGATAGTATTGCAAAAGGATCAAATGGTGAATATTTTAATTATTCACCGGAAAATATTGAAAAACTAAAAAAGATCCTTTCAACTCCTATAGAACATACATCAACAACACAATATTATAAAGATACTGACGAAGATGGTTTTTTTGATGTTGAAGAGATAAACGGCTGGATGTATAAATCAAACGGAACTACTACACATGCTCGTACTAATCCCGAAAAGAAAGATTCCGATGGTGATGGACTGGATGATAATGTTGAAATGAATCCCACTCTGATTTATGAGGCATCGAATGATCCTAACATTCCTGATAAGTATTATTATAAAATGTATTCTGATCCCAGTACACCGGATACGGATGGGGATTATCTGAACGATAAGATAGATGTTTCCCCGTTAACGGAAGATCCGATAAAGATCACTGATGTAAATCTTGATGATTCAAACAGTATATATGGTATGAATCCACCCTTAGATTCAGTAAGTGATTTGACTGATGGTGAATTACGCAGGATAAGTGTAGATGGTGGTGATGAATTTAAAAATTGTTATAAATTTACAAGAAAAACTGGCAATAAGAGTTTTCGGTTTATATTAGCTCCTACGAAGGATACAGACTATAAAATAACAATAACCAACACAGAACTTGAGAATGTTAAACTTACAGTCCATAAGGATGGATGTAAATTTGAGCGAATTAATGGTACTAATTCTGTTAGTTATACTTTACCATTGAAAAACGGTCATGAATACGAGATTGAGATTATCAACAACTCTAAAATTGCTGATACTTGTGAAGTTACTATAGCACAGGATAACTGGGTTTATGCGCCAAATGGAGCTTTTCTTGATTATACAGATGAAGATTCAATTTACACTAATGTGGTCTATTACCTCAGTGATAGTACTGTTAAAGGTATAATTGAAAATTATGCCCTATATGGTGAAGGCGATGAGCTAAAAGTTGATGATTTTGATAGTAAAACTGAAGAACAAAATAATAAAGCTTGTGAACATTATGCTCAAATTTTCCATGATGCCTTTGCAGGCTTGTCAAATGATAAATTGTCAAAAATTTTATCAATAATAGGCCCTACAAATACAGCGGCAGGAGTAGTCGTTGTAATTCCCAGTGTAACTGCTAGGCTTGGAGAACAGTTAGCAGGAAAATGTGGCGTAGGAATTACGATATTCGGTGCATATTTAACAGCTGTAGATTTAATAGAAGAATTTGACAAATCTAAAATAAAAAAAGCTCTATATGAAGGTAAGTATAATATAAAGATGGCAATTACAAGTTATTACCGAACAGATTATCCTTCATATCAGAAAATATATGAATGTGATATAGACTGGGCAGGATGGGAAAATAATGGTTATATAAATCGTTACGCTGATCCAACACTACTAGGTTCATTATTTGGATATACATCCTATCGCATAAAAAATATCGTTCCATTAAATATATATGCTCCACATAAAGACGAAAATGGAGAGTGGATTATTTCTGTAGTGGAAAATGAAACTGGAGAATGGATACCAAATGATTAA
- a CDS encoding DNA/RNA non-specific endonuclease → MITGTRYMNIQGMLPYENKTANYIKSTGNHVMYRVTPVFEGDNLVATGVLMEAYSVEDKGQGLCFNVFCWNSLPGVIIDYATGDNRHDENYDVNILDSIVEDIDEPLVVDSEKTDNSDEQSQTYILNTNTKKIHYPWCSSVDDMAEHNKQEFAGDINELIGQGYSPCKRCNPT, encoded by the coding sequence TTGATTACAGGCACTCGTTATATGAATATCCAAGGAATGTTGCCTTATGAAAATAAGACTGCGAATTATATTAAATCAACCGGAAATCATGTAATGTACCGTGTAACACCTGTTTTTGAGGGAGACAACTTAGTTGCAACAGGTGTTTTGATGGAAGCATATTCGGTGGAGGATAAAGGTCAAGGTTTATGTTTTAACGTATTCTGCTGGAATTCACTACCGGGTGTTATAATTGACTATGCAACCGGCGACAATCGTCATGACGAGAACTATGATGTTAATATCCTCGATTCTATTGTAGAGGATATTGATGAACCGCTTGTTGTAGATAGTGAAAAAACTGATAATAGTGATGAACAATCGCAAACATATATTCTAAATACAAATACTAAAAAGATTCACTATCCGTGGTGTTCATCAGTCGATGATATGGCTGAACATAATAAGCAGGAGTTTGCCGGAGATATAAACGAACTCATAGGACAAGGTTACTCTCCGTGTAAACGCTGCAATCCAACGTGA
- a CDS encoding SOS response-associated peptidase family protein: MCTWFYANRDYKPLADIIDTAGQLPLADRIMIAMAKSKAMSGDIRPTDMATVLAPNRLGNVAVFPMIWGFTHESTSKPLINCRIETADQKSLWKDSWFRRRCVIPASWYYEWGIPPSEVGFTNENEQRRIKKEKYAIQPEGAEITYLAGLYRFEEHRGIQIPMFTVITRESVDPVSRIHDRMPLILEKNNLTEWIHPNGDPYKVSKMALTKMVMEKAMDYGLS, encoded by the coding sequence ATGTGTACTTGGTTCTATGCCAATCGTGATTATAAGCCTTTGGCAGATATCATTGATACGGCGGGGCAACTACCGCTTGCTGATCGTATTATGATCGCTATGGCAAAATCAAAGGCAATGTCAGGAGATATACGTCCAACTGATATGGCAACCGTTCTTGCACCTAATAGGCTAGGTAATGTGGCTGTATTTCCTATGATATGGGGATTTACACATGAGTCAACTTCTAAACCATTAATCAATTGTCGTATTGAAACGGCTGATCAAAAGTCCTTATGGAAAGATTCGTGGTTCAGACGAAGATGCGTGATCCCAGCGTCATGGTACTACGAATGGGGTATACCGCCATCAGAAGTTGGCTTCACTAACGAAAATGAACAGCGCAGAATTAAAAAAGAAAAGTACGCTATACAGCCCGAAGGAGCTGAAATCACATACCTCGCAGGATTATACCGCTTTGAAGAGCATAGGGGTATACAGATACCCATGTTCACTGTGATAACAAGAGAATCGGTTGACCCAGTAAGCAGGATCCATGATCGAATGCCCCTTATTCTAGAAAAGAATAATCTGACCGAATGGATACATCCAAACGGCGATCCATACAAGGTATCTAAAATGGCTCTTACAAAAATGGTTATGGAAAAGGCTATGGACTATGGACTATCCTGA
- a CDS encoding N-acetylmuramoyl-L-alanine amidase family protein, whose protein sequence is MIKTRIIGAIMALTISAAPMLGLSNTLTKTMPSVQITAEAAKSKPGKWIKAGNGKWWYKHNDGTYTKNDWEYINGKWYHFDSAGWMQTGIIRDDGKKYLLDPDNGYMVTGWRKYNNRWYFFESNGAAKTQFATINGKNYYFEVTDNLYDPNYAAMKTGWFFIGFKNGHQYYAYPGDDGHLAKGKVKINGVKYTFHETLCYLIKKGW, encoded by the coding sequence ATGATAAAAACAAGAATCATAGGTGCAATTATGGCACTTACAATTTCTGCTGCTCCAATGCTTGGCTTGTCTAATACTTTAACAAAGACAATGCCTAGTGTTCAGATTACAGCTGAGGCTGCTAAATCCAAACCAGGTAAATGGATTAAGGCAGGAAACGGTAAATGGTGGTACAAACACAATGATGGCACTTATACTAAGAATGACTGGGAATATATAAACGGTAAATGGTATCATTTTGATAGTGCAGGTTGGATGCAAACTGGAATTATAAGAGATGACGGTAAAAAGTATTTACTTGATCCTGATAATGGTTATATGGTGACAGGTTGGAGAAAGTACAATAATCGTTGGTATTTTTTTGAATCCAATGGTGCTGCAAAGACACAATTTGCTACAATAAATGGAAAAAATTATTATTTTGAAGTAACTGATAATCTTTACGATCCTAATTATGCAGCAATGAAAACCGGTTGGTTTTTTATTGGCTTTAAAAACGGTCACCAGTATTACGCATATCCTGGTGATGATGGTCATCTTGCAAAAGGAAAAGTTAAGATAAACGGTGTTAAATATACGTTCCATGAAACCCTTTGCTATTTAATTAAAAAGGGTTGGTGA
- a CDS encoding DUF4230 domain-containing protein has translation MSASRTATRKNNGKVLKILAVIIICLVGSGLLFYLFGTNAKNSCKESFATAYDETKQKTYDQFKQKAFDYFEAKNHVSNQATLTIGNIKEENSLEVLSVSDSWVKISEPDKDADKTTRWVEFNATGVYTVDMSVSEFIIDDYNNYILVKLKTPQLSHIALDTNTKAYLYKYEKGFFELNGDYDSGVKMMLNDRAEALDKLTEQLENNDSNLAKAKTSTENLIRTFIKNVNPGMNLKDSDIQIVFT, from the coding sequence ATGTCAGCTTCAAGGACAGCAACACGGAAGAATAACGGCAAGGTTCTAAAAATCCTCGCTGTCATAATCATCTGCCTTGTGGGTAGTGGGCTGCTTTTCTACTTGTTTGGCACTAACGCAAAGAATTCATGCAAGGAGAGCTTTGCAACAGCTTATGATGAAACAAAGCAAAAGACTTACGATCAATTCAAGCAAAAGGCTTTCGATTACTTTGAAGCAAAGAACCATGTTAGTAATCAGGCAACACTTACTATCGGTAACATCAAGGAAGAAAACTCTTTAGAGGTTTTAAGCGTAAGTGATAGCTGGGTTAAAATCTCTGAGCCTGATAAGGATGCTGATAAAACTACTCGTTGGGTAGAATTCAATGCTACGGGCGTATATACTGTAGATATGAGCGTCAGTGAATTCATCATTGATGATTATAACAACTATATCCTCGTCAAGCTAAAAACGCCCCAGCTTAGTCATATAGCACTCGATACCAATACAAAAGCCTATCTGTATAAATACGAAAAAGGTTTCTTTGAGCTTAATGGCGATTATGATTCAGGAGTAAAGATGATGCTTAATGACCGAGCAGAAGCATTGGACAAGCTCACTGAACAACTCGAAAATAATGATTCCAATCTCGCAAAAGCTAAGACGTCCACCGAAAACCTTATTAGAACATTCATAAAGAATGTTAATCCCGGAATGAATTTGAAGGATAGTGATATTCAGATCGTATTCACATAA
- a CDS encoding DUF1294 domain-containing protein: MSLNYFDYYIIGINILGFILFAINTWLYNNTSDKEIDKVITVVSFLGGSLGIVISILVFDRKGLKGGQKKEIMMSRVFIASLFIIQLILFLIIKGYIKNDISLAFWNFFDNHKLLLIYIVVINLITFIVFGIDKHKAEQRKSRIRIVTLLILSFIGGSIGGLIAMYLFHHKTKKDYLTVGLPLMIIMQVFVVFYLMNGSLN; encoded by the coding sequence ATGAGTTTGAATTACTTTGATTATTATATTATCGGCATCAATATTTTAGGGTTTATACTGTTTGCTATCAATACTTGGCTATATAACAACACTTCTGATAAAGAGATTGATAAGGTCATTACCGTAGTATCATTCCTCGGTGGTTCGTTAGGTATAGTCATTTCTATCTTAGTATTTGACAGAAAAGGACTGAAGGGCGGACAGAAGAAAGAAATTATGATGTCGAGAGTTTTCATAGCCTCTCTTTTCATAATACAGCTAATACTGTTCCTGATAATCAAAGGCTACATAAAAAATGATATAAGCCTTGCCTTTTGGAATTTCTTTGATAATCACAAGCTATTACTGATCTATATCGTTGTCATAAATCTAATCACATTTATCGTATTCGGCATAGATAAGCATAAAGCTGAACAGAGAAAATCAAGAATTCGCATCGTGACGCTGCTGATATTATCATTTATTGGCGGTTCAATAGGTGGTTTAATAGCGATGTATCTATTTCATCACAAAACTAAAAAGGATTATTTAACTGTTGGATTGCCATTGATGATAATAATGCAGGTGTTTGTTGTGTTCTATCTAATGAATGGTAGTTTAAATTAA
- a CDS encoding dockerin type I domain-containing protein, with amino-acid sequence MKTRSIETRFLSIVLSLLMVLTMLPAASFKAYADTGSNTPLTFTAQEDNSSVTIKLHEGAVLQYSTNGEKWNDYTTGTTIQLGNSGDTVYFRGTNKNKQIFDNSHKVSITGKVACSGNIMTLVDWQAPDNAAIGSHCFSYMFFRCTGLTTAPELPATTLADYCYCHMFNGCTSLTTAPELPATNLAHDCYLNMFDGCTGLTTAPELPATTLAESCYYAMFYGCTSLTTAPELPATNLVDFCYYYMFNGCTGLTTAPELPATTLADCCYYYMFNGCTGLTIAPNLPATTLAESCYEGMFYGCTGLTTAPELPATNLVDFCYYYMFYGCTGLTTAPELPATTLANSCYFGMFSGCTGLTIAPKLPATTLANYCYSFMFYGCTGLTTAPELPATTLANYCYFGMFYGCTGIMLSTTQTEECNTEYRIPSSGEGTASSYALTDMFNKTGGTFTGTPDINTIYYTVKAHTHNFTYTASDAVITATCDAGKCDLTENKVTLTITAPTLTTYDGTGSASATLTGLTDFNDVTGKTVAESDIKYVGRDNTVYEESTTAPTDAGNYTASITVEEKTAAVDFTIAKADLTPDEVTDLDAIYGQTLANVTLPTANDGTWAWEDDTTTSVGNAGMHTFKAVFTPSNTNYNTSEQNVTVNVAKADPTPDAVTGLTAVTGKTLADVKLPVGWAWNDDTLSVGDVGNNSFAATYTPEDTDNYNTLRRDLTVTVTVTLLGDVNFDGKINTTDIVKVAAHVKGKKLLDKTAARAADVNGDSIINVTDIIMIAAHVKGKKLL; translated from the coding sequence ATGAAAACACGAAGTATCGAAACACGGTTCTTGTCGATCGTACTGTCGCTCCTGATGGTGCTGACAATGCTGCCCGCGGCAAGCTTTAAGGCGTATGCCGACACGGGGTCGAACACGCCCCTGACATTCACGGCTCAAGAGGATAACTCTTCAGTTACGATAAAGCTGCATGAAGGTGCAGTATTGCAGTATTCAACAAATGGTGAAAAGTGGAACGATTATACAACCGGAACGACAATACAGCTCGGTAATAGCGGTGACACCGTTTATTTTCGCGGAACTAATAAAAATAAACAAATATTTGATAACTCCCACAAAGTATCGATCACCGGAAAAGTAGCGTGCAGCGGTAATATCATGACGCTGGTGGATTGGCAGGCTCCCGATAACGCTGCAATTGGTTCTCATTGCTTTAGTTATATGTTTTTTCGCTGCACCGGTCTGACAACAGCACCTGAACTCCCTGCAACAACTCTGGCAGATTATTGTTACTGTCATATGTTTAACGGTTGCACCAGTCTGACAACAGCGCCTGAACTGCCTGCAACAAATCTGGCACATGACTGTTATCTCAATATGTTTGACGGCTGCACCGGACTGACAACAGCGCCTGAACTGCCTGCAACCACTCTGGCAGAATCTTGTTACTATGCTATGTTTTACGGCTGCACCAGTCTGACAACAGCGCCTGAACTGCCTGCAACAAATCTGGTAGATTTTTGTTACTATTATATGTTTAACGGCTGCACCGGACTGACAACAGCGCCTGAACTGCCTGCAACCACTCTGGCAGATTGTTGTTACTATTATATGTTTAACGGCTGCACCGGACTGACAATAGCACCGAACCTGCCTGCAACCACTCTGGCAGAATCTTGTTACGAAGGAATGTTTTACGGCTGCACCGGACTGACAACAGCGCCTGAACTGCCTGCAACAAATCTGGTAGATTTTTGTTACTATTATATGTTTTACGGCTGCACCGGACTGACAACAGCGCCTGAACTGCCTGCAACAACTCTGGCAAATTCTTGTTACTTTGGTATGTTTTCCGGCTGCACCGGACTGACAATAGCACCGAAACTGCCTGCAACCACTCTGGCAAATTATTGTTACTCTTTTATGTTTTACGGCTGCACCGGACTGACAACAGCGCCTGAACTGCCTGCAACAACTCTGGCAAATTATTGTTACTTTGGTATGTTTTACGGCTGCACCGGCATCATGCTGTCAACAACGCAGACAGAAGAGTGTAATACCGAATACAGAATTCCTTCTTCCGGAGAAGGAACAGCATCTTCCTATGCTCTTACCGATATGTTCAATAAAACCGGCGGAACCTTTACAGGCACGCCCGATATCAACACAATTTACTACACGGTAAAAGCACACACCCACAATTTCACCTACACCGCAAGCGATGCGGTCATCACGGCGACCTGCGATGCAGGAAAATGTGATTTGACAGAAAACAAGGTCACATTGACTATCACTGCACCTACTCTGACCACCTATGACGGCACAGGCAGCGCATCGGCGACCCTGACCGGGCTGACTGATTTCAACGACGTTACCGGCAAGACCGTTGCGGAGTCAGATATTAAGTATGTCGGCAGAGATAACACTGTCTATGAGGAAAGCACGACTGCTCCCACCGACGCCGGCAACTATACCGCAAGCATCACAGTGGAAGAAAAGACCGCAGCAGTGGATTTCACAATAGCAAAGGCTGACCTGACACCCGATGAAGTAACAGACCTGGATGCTATCTACGGACAGACTCTCGCAAATGTTACACTCCCTACAGCCAATGACGGTACATGGGCTTGGGAGGATGATACTACAACTTCTGTAGGCAATGCAGGCATGCATACATTCAAGGCTGTATTCACACCTTCAAATACTAACTATAATACTTCAGAACAGAACGTTACTGTTAATGTTGCAAAGGCTGACCCCACACCTGATGCAGTAACAGGTCTGACAGCCGTTACCGGCAAGACACTTGCAGATGTTAAACTCCCCGTAGGCTGGGCTTGGAACGATGATACACTCAGCGTAGGCGATGTTGGGAATAATTCTTTTGCAGCTACCTACACTCCCGAAGATACAGACAACTACAATACCCTCAGGCGGGATCTGACAGTTACAGTTACAGTTACACTACTCGGTGACGTAAACTTTGACGGCAAAATAAATACTACCGACATAGTTAAGGTAGCAGCTCATGTTAAGGGTAAAAAATTACTTGATAAAACCGCAGCAAGAGCCGCTGATGTTAACGGTGACAGCATAATCAATGTAACCGACATCATCATGATCGCAGCTCACGTCAAAGGTAAAAAATTATTATAA
- a CDS encoding tyrosine-type recombinase/integrase has product MLFEKQSNNTVEEYMTKWLVNTKRPILKRSSYDRVEQSLNYQIFPAIGRIKMRKLTSDDIQIMLNDLAERSSYSTTKKAYVNLKSCLDLAVIKGDIKKNPILSVVLPKNNKSDETVVYYSPEQARAIAAEAISTYNNGSFKYRYGYFIVFMLNTGLRVGEALALSWSDVDFTNKIVYVHNSVSSVKTRGDSSMKYEKIVNSPKSRNSVRYVPLNKTALDALVKIHAIMGDNDRIVATENGLLVDPSAIHRTMSRILKNCGINGKKDIVHALRHTFATLLLRQGTDIKVVSEILGHSDVSITMKFYYHVIEEQKKTAMTKLDEIY; this is encoded by the coding sequence ATGTTATTCGAGAAACAGAGCAACAATACGGTAGAAGAGTACATGACTAAATGGTTAGTTAATACCAAGCGACCAATTTTGAAACGTTCGTCATATGATCGGGTCGAGCAAAGCCTTAATTATCAGATTTTTCCGGCTATTGGTAGAATAAAGATGAGGAAACTCACTAGTGATGATATACAGATAATGCTTAACGATTTAGCAGAACGTTCTTCTTATAGTACTACGAAAAAAGCATATGTTAATTTGAAAAGTTGTCTTGATCTTGCTGTTATTAAAGGTGATATAAAGAAGAATCCTATACTTTCGGTTGTTCTTCCAAAAAACAATAAATCTGATGAAACGGTAGTATATTACTCTCCCGAACAGGCGAGGGCGATTGCTGCCGAAGCCATTTCAACTTATAATAATGGCAGTTTTAAGTATAGGTACGGTTATTTTATTGTTTTTATGCTTAACACTGGTCTGCGTGTTGGGGAGGCTCTTGCACTTAGTTGGTCTGATGTTGATTTTACAAATAAAATAGTTTACGTACATAACAGCGTTTCTTCGGTAAAAACGAGAGGGGACAGCAGCATGAAGTATGAAAAGATTGTAAATTCTCCCAAATCACGTAATTCAGTTCGTTATGTTCCTCTCAATAAAACAGCACTTGATGCTTTAGTAAAGATACACGCTATAATGGGTGATAATGATAGGATAGTTGCCACGGAGAATGGTCTTTTAGTTGATCCAAGTGCTATTCATCGCACTATGTCGCGAATCCTTAAAAACTGCGGAATTAACGGGAAGAAAGACATTGTTCACGCTCTACGCCATACATTCGCAACGCTGCTACTTAGACAGGGAACAGATATTAAAGTTGTATCTGAGATTCTCGGTCATTCCGATGTTTCGATAACGATGAAGTTTTATTATCACGTCATCGAGGAACAAAAGAAAACTGCTATGACAAAACTTGATGAGATTTACTAA